In the genome of Streptomyces sp. V2I9, one region contains:
- a CDS encoding NADP-dependent oxidoreductase, translating into MKAISYSAYGSADALEYGERPDPTVGPDSVLVKVRAAAVNPVDWKAREGYLRGALDAVFPVIPGWDVSGVVVQPGVAVDEFAVGDEVIGYVREDFLSRGTFAQYVAAPVRTLARKPLSLGFEEAAGLPLAGLTAYQVLHRTLRIREGDTVLVHAAAGGVGSLAVQIARHAGCRVVGTASPRNHDHLRSLGAEPVAYGEGLVERLRDLVPEGFDASFDTVGGDALRASAETLAPDGRLASIADEEVFSYGGRYAFVRPDANDLAHVAELAERGVVTVHVDRVFPLEEAADAYRLNQEGRTRGKIVVTVAWDD; encoded by the coding sequence ATGAAGGCGATCAGCTACAGCGCGTACGGCTCCGCGGATGCCCTGGAGTACGGTGAGCGGCCCGACCCCACGGTGGGCCCCGACAGCGTCCTGGTGAAGGTGCGGGCCGCCGCCGTCAACCCGGTCGACTGGAAGGCCCGCGAGGGCTACCTCCGAGGGGCGCTCGACGCCGTCTTCCCGGTGATCCCCGGCTGGGACGTCTCCGGGGTCGTCGTGCAGCCGGGCGTCGCCGTGGACGAGTTCGCGGTGGGCGACGAGGTCATCGGCTACGTACGGGAGGACTTCCTCTCCCGCGGTACGTTCGCCCAGTACGTCGCCGCCCCCGTGCGCACCCTGGCCCGCAAGCCCCTGAGCCTGGGCTTCGAGGAGGCGGCCGGTCTGCCGCTGGCCGGCCTGACCGCGTACCAGGTGCTCCACCGGACCCTGAGGATCCGCGAGGGCGACACCGTCCTGGTCCACGCGGCGGCCGGCGGGGTCGGGTCGCTCGCCGTCCAGATCGCCCGGCATGCCGGCTGCCGGGTGGTCGGCACCGCGAGCCCCCGCAACCACGACCACCTCCGCAGCCTCGGCGCGGAGCCGGTGGCGTACGGCGAGGGCCTCGTCGAACGCCTGCGGGACCTGGTTCCCGAGGGCTTCGACGCCTCCTTCGACACGGTGGGCGGCGACGCCCTGCGGGCCTCCGCCGAGACCCTCGCCCCGGACGGCCGCCTCGCCTCCATCGCGGACGAGGAGGTCTTCTCCTACGGCGGCCGCTACGCCTTCGTGCGCCCCGACGCCAACGACCTCGCCCACGTCGCGGAGCTGGCGGAACGGGGCGTCGTCACCGTCCACGTGGACCGGGTGTTCCCGCTGGAGGAGGCCGCCGATGCGTACCGCCTCAACCAGGAGGGACGCACCCGCGGCAAGATCGTGGTGACGGTGGCCTGGGACGACTGA
- a CDS encoding phosphotransferase family protein, whose product MSPVPPPGLDPESLRAHLDRERPGLVSGPLDARLIEGGRSNLTYVVGDGTGQWVVRRPPLGHVLATAHDMAREYRVISGLHPTAVPVPEPLLLCEDDTVLGAPFYVMEYVEGTPYRTADQLAPLGPERTRAAVLGLVDTLVDLHAVEPDAVGLGDFGRPEGFLDRQVRRWGKQLDASRNRELAGIDELHAALGRALPASPAPTVVHGDYRLDNVLLGPDDRIRAVLDWEMSTLGDPLTDLGLLVMYSSELGLPESPVSTTSGAPGHPSPAELIERYAARSGRDTSALSWYTAFAWFKLAVILEGIHYRYTLGRTVGAGFDRIGDLVPVFIEHGRTTLQEG is encoded by the coding sequence ATGAGCCCAGTCCCCCCGCCAGGTCTCGACCCGGAGTCGCTGCGGGCCCATCTCGACCGCGAGCGGCCGGGGCTGGTGAGCGGGCCCCTCGACGCACGGCTGATCGAGGGCGGCCGCTCGAACCTCACGTATGTCGTCGGCGACGGGACGGGGCAGTGGGTGGTGCGCAGGCCGCCGCTCGGCCATGTGCTGGCCACCGCGCACGACATGGCACGCGAGTACCGCGTGATCAGCGGACTGCACCCCACCGCCGTGCCCGTGCCGGAGCCGCTGCTGCTCTGCGAGGACGACACGGTGCTCGGCGCGCCGTTCTACGTGATGGAGTACGTCGAGGGCACCCCGTACCGCACCGCCGACCAGCTCGCCCCCCTGGGCCCCGAGCGCACCCGGGCGGCGGTCCTCGGCCTCGTCGACACCCTGGTCGACCTGCACGCCGTGGAACCGGACGCGGTCGGACTCGGGGACTTCGGGCGGCCGGAGGGCTTCCTGGACCGGCAGGTGCGGCGGTGGGGCAAGCAGCTGGACGCCTCCCGCAACCGCGAGCTGGCGGGCATCGACGAGCTGCACGCCGCCCTCGGCCGCGCGCTGCCCGCCTCCCCCGCGCCCACCGTCGTCCACGGCGACTACCGGCTGGACAACGTGCTGCTCGGCCCCGACGACCGGATCAGGGCCGTCCTCGACTGGGAGATGTCCACGCTCGGCGACCCGCTGACCGACCTCGGCCTGCTCGTGATGTACAGCTCCGAGCTCGGCCTCCCGGAGTCGCCCGTCTCCACCACCAGCGGGGCCCCCGGCCACCCCTCCCCCGCCGAGCTGATCGAGCGCTACGCGGCCCGGTCCGGCCGTGACACCTCCGCCCTCTCCTGGTACACCGCGTTCGCGTGGTTCAAGCTCGCCGTGATCCTGGAGGGCATCCACTACCGCTACACCCTCGGCCGGACCGTCGGCGCGGGCTTCGACCGGATCGGCGACCTCGTCCCCGTCTTCATCGAACACGGCCGCACCACCCTCCAGGAAGGCTGA
- a CDS encoding acyl-CoA dehydrogenase family protein, with amino-acid sequence MDFAFDARTEELRGRLLAFMDEHVYPAEPVAEEQRALLPSPWDTPAIVGELKAEARRQGLWNLFLPDAEYGAGLTNLQYAPLAEITGRSPHLAPTATNCAAPDTGNMEVLSQFGTEEQKKRWLEPLLAGEIRSAFAMTEPDVASSDATNIETRMIRDGEDYVVNGRKWYISGAMNPECAVFIVMGKTDPDGDDIRRQQSMILVPRDTPGVEVRRAMRVYGYEDHSHGGHAEVVFHDVRVPAAHLVGEEGGGFAIAQARLGPGRIHHCMRLIGMAERAIELMCRRAVERTAFGKPLARQGVVQNWIADARVTVEQLRLLVLKTAWLMDTVGNKGAHTEIQAIKIATPRAVVDILDSAVQLYGAGGVSQDFPLAELWASARTLRLADGPDEVHQRSLARREIKRYL; translated from the coding sequence ATGGACTTCGCATTCGACGCCCGTACCGAGGAACTGCGGGGCAGGCTGCTCGCGTTCATGGACGAGCACGTGTATCCGGCCGAGCCGGTCGCCGAGGAGCAGCGGGCGCTGCTCCCCTCGCCGTGGGACACGCCCGCGATCGTCGGGGAGCTGAAGGCCGAGGCACGCCGCCAGGGCCTGTGGAACCTCTTCCTGCCGGACGCGGAGTACGGGGCGGGGCTGACGAACCTCCAGTACGCCCCGCTCGCGGAGATCACCGGACGCTCCCCGCACCTCGCGCCGACCGCGACGAACTGCGCGGCACCGGACACCGGGAACATGGAGGTGCTGTCCCAGTTCGGCACCGAGGAGCAGAAGAAGCGGTGGCTGGAGCCGCTGCTCGCCGGGGAGATCCGCTCCGCGTTCGCCATGACGGAGCCGGACGTGGCGTCCTCGGACGCGACGAACATCGAGACGCGGATGATCCGGGACGGCGAGGACTATGTCGTCAACGGGCGGAAGTGGTACATCTCCGGGGCGATGAACCCGGAGTGCGCGGTCTTCATCGTGATGGGCAAGACCGACCCGGACGGCGACGACATCCGCCGCCAGCAGTCGATGATCCTGGTCCCCCGCGACACTCCGGGCGTCGAGGTGCGGCGGGCGATGCGGGTGTACGGGTACGAGGACCACTCCCACGGCGGTCACGCCGAGGTCGTCTTCCACGACGTGCGGGTGCCCGCGGCCCATCTGGTCGGCGAGGAGGGCGGCGGTTTCGCCATCGCGCAGGCGCGGCTGGGGCCGGGCCGCATCCACCACTGCATGCGGCTGATCGGGATGGCGGAGCGGGCCATCGAGCTGATGTGCCGGCGGGCCGTGGAACGTACGGCGTTCGGCAAACCGCTGGCCCGGCAGGGCGTCGTGCAGAACTGGATCGCGGACGCGCGGGTCACGGTGGAGCAGCTGCGGCTGCTGGTGCTGAAGACGGCCTGGCTGATGGACACCGTGGGCAACAAGGGCGCGCACACGGAGATCCAGGCCATCAAGATCGCCACCCCGCGCGCGGTGGTGGACATCCTGGACTCGGCGGTGCAGCTGTACGGCGCGGGCGGGGTCAGCCAGGACTTCCCGCTGGCGGAGCTGTGGGCCTCGGCGCGGACGCTGCGGCTGGCGGACGGCCCCGACGAGGTGCACCAGCGATCGCTGGCCCGGCGGGAGATCAAGCGGTACCTGTGA
- a CDS encoding M28 family metallopeptidase has product MRPNRFTLRRSPAALAAVVLSVALGAGAPAALAAGEAAPAKAAVAAPDIPVANVKAHLSQFSTIAANNGGNRAHGRPGYKASVDYVKAKLDAAGYTTTLQQFTSGGATGYNLIADWPGGDPNKVLMAGAHLDSVSSGAGINDNGSGSAAVLETALAVSRAQYQPDKHLRFAWWGAEELGLIGSKYYVNNLPSTERSKLAGYLNFDMIGSPNPGYFVYDDDPVIEKTFKDYFAGISVPTEIETEGDGRSDHAPFKNVGVPVGGLFTGAGYTKSAAQAQKWGGTAGQAFDRCYHSSCDNLSNINDTALDRNSDAAAHAIWTLSAGSTGEPPTGTVFSNDADVAVPDAGAAVTSSIAVTGRTGNAPAALKVDVDIRHTYRGDLVVDLLAPDGTAYRLKNSSSGDSADNVIAAYTVDAAAEAANGTWKLRVQDIARQDTGYINGWKLTF; this is encoded by the coding sequence ATGAGACCGAACCGTTTCACCCTGCGCAGATCCCCGGCGGCCCTCGCGGCCGTGGTCCTCTCCGTCGCCCTCGGAGCCGGGGCGCCCGCCGCCCTGGCCGCCGGTGAGGCGGCTCCGGCGAAGGCCGCCGTCGCCGCCCCCGACATCCCCGTGGCCAACGTCAAGGCCCACCTGTCGCAGTTCTCGACGATCGCCGCGAACAACGGCGGCAACCGCGCCCACGGCCGCCCCGGCTACAAGGCGTCCGTGGACTACGTGAAGGCCAAGCTCGACGCGGCCGGATACACCACCACGCTCCAGCAGTTCACCTCCGGCGGAGCCACCGGCTACAACCTGATAGCCGACTGGCCGGGCGGCGACCCGAACAAGGTCCTGATGGCCGGGGCCCACCTCGACTCGGTCTCCTCCGGCGCCGGTATCAACGACAACGGCTCCGGCTCGGCCGCCGTGCTGGAGACCGCCCTCGCCGTCTCCCGCGCCCAGTACCAGCCCGACAAGCACCTGCGGTTCGCCTGGTGGGGCGCGGAGGAGCTGGGCCTGATCGGCTCGAAGTACTACGTCAACAACCTGCCGTCCACCGAGCGTTCCAAGCTCGCCGGCTACCTCAACTTCGACATGATCGGCTCGCCCAACCCCGGTTACTTCGTCTACGACGACGACCCGGTCATCGAGAAGACCTTCAAGGACTACTTCGCGGGCATCTCGGTCCCCACCGAGATCGAGACCGAGGGTGACGGCCGCTCCGACCACGCCCCGTTCAAGAACGTCGGCGTTCCCGTCGGCGGGCTCTTCACCGGGGCCGGCTACACCAAGTCCGCCGCCCAGGCGCAGAAGTGGGGCGGGACGGCCGGGCAGGCCTTCGACCGCTGCTACCACTCGTCCTGCGACAACCTGAGCAACATCAACGACACCGCGCTGGACCGCAACAGCGACGCCGCCGCCCACGCGATCTGGACCCTGTCCGCCGGCTCCACCGGCGAACCGCCCACCGGCACCGTCTTCTCCAACGACGCCGACGTCGCCGTCCCCGACGCCGGGGCGGCCGTGACCTCGTCGATCGCGGTCACCGGCCGGACGGGCAACGCCCCGGCCGCGCTCAAGGTCGACGTCGACATCAGGCACACCTACCGGGGCGACCTGGTCGTCGACCTGCTCGCACCGGACGGCACCGCTTACCGGCTGAAGAACTCCAGCAGCGGGGACTCGGCCGACAACGTCATCGCGGCGTACACGGTCGACGCCGCCGCCGAGGCGGCCAACGGAACCTGGAAGCTCCGCGTCCAGGACATCGCCCGCCAGGACACCGGTTACATCAACGGCTGGAAGCTCACCTTCTGA
- a CDS encoding TetR/AcrR family transcriptional regulator produces the protein MSKATDQNGTPVPQRLLAAATRLFAERGYDRTSVQEIVEAAGVTKGALYHYFGSKEDLLQEVYARVLRLQQERLDAFANAEAPVEERLRDAAADVVVTTIDNLDDASIFFRSMHHLSPEKNKQVRVERRRYHERFRALIEEGQRSGVFSSATPADLVVDYHFGSVHHLSTWYRPDGPLSRQEVADHLADLLLRALRP, from the coding sequence ATGTCCAAGGCGACGGACCAGAACGGCACTCCCGTCCCTCAGAGACTGCTGGCCGCCGCCACCCGGCTCTTCGCCGAGCGCGGGTACGACCGCACCTCCGTCCAGGAGATCGTCGAGGCGGCGGGCGTCACCAAGGGGGCGCTCTACCACTACTTCGGCTCCAAGGAGGACCTGCTCCAGGAGGTCTACGCGCGGGTGCTGCGGCTCCAGCAGGAGCGCCTGGACGCCTTCGCGAACGCCGAGGCCCCCGTCGAGGAGCGGCTGCGGGACGCGGCGGCCGACGTGGTGGTCACGACCATCGACAACCTGGACGACGCGTCGATCTTCTTCCGCTCCATGCACCACCTGAGCCCCGAGAAGAACAAGCAGGTGCGGGTCGAGCGCCGTCGCTACCACGAGCGCTTCCGGGCCCTGATCGAGGAGGGCCAGCGCAGCGGGGTGTTCTCCTCGGCCACCCCCGCCGACCTGGTCGTCGACTACCACTTCGGCTCGGTCCACCACCTCTCCACCTGGTACCGCCCGGACGGCCCGCTCAGCCGCCAGGAGGTCGCCGACCACCTCGCGGACCTGCTGCTGCGGGCCCTGCGCCCGTAA
- a CDS encoding SDR family oxidoreductase, producing the protein MAMGTVQGAGVVVTGAGGGIGAALARRFAAGGARVVVNDLDPARIEPLAREIGGFAVAGDASGILDAAREALDGTVDVYCANAGLASPGDVFADEEVWAAAWDVNVMAHVRAARALLPDWLERGGGRFVTTASAAGLLTMIGAAPYSVTKHGAVAFAEWLSLTYRHRGIKVHAICPQGVRTDMLTAAGSAGELVLAPGAIEPEAVADALFDAMDAERFLVLPHPEVAGYYQARAADPDRWMGNMNKLQQKWEASGA; encoded by the coding sequence ATGGCGATGGGTACGGTGCAGGGCGCCGGCGTGGTGGTCACAGGGGCCGGGGGCGGCATCGGGGCCGCGCTGGCGCGCAGGTTCGCCGCCGGGGGAGCGCGGGTCGTCGTCAACGACCTGGACCCCGCGCGGATCGAGCCGCTCGCGCGGGAGATCGGCGGTTTCGCCGTGGCCGGGGACGCCTCGGGCATCCTGGACGCGGCCCGTGAGGCGCTGGACGGCACGGTGGACGTCTACTGTGCCAACGCGGGTCTGGCCTCGCCCGGCGACGTGTTCGCGGACGAGGAGGTCTGGGCCGCGGCCTGGGACGTCAACGTGATGGCCCACGTCCGCGCGGCCAGGGCCCTCCTGCCGGACTGGCTGGAGCGCGGCGGCGGCCGGTTCGTCACCACCGCCTCCGCCGCCGGGCTGCTGACGATGATCGGCGCGGCCCCGTACAGCGTCACCAAGCACGGTGCGGTGGCCTTCGCGGAATGGCTCTCGCTCACCTACCGTCACCGGGGGATCAAGGTCCACGCGATCTGTCCGCAGGGCGTGCGCACCGACATGCTCACCGCCGCCGGCTCGGCGGGCGAGCTGGTCCTCGCCCCCGGCGCGATCGAGCCGGAGGCGGTCGCCGACGCCCTGTTCGACGCGATGGACGCGGAGCGCTTCCTGGTCCTGCCGCACCCCGAGGTGGCCGGCTACTACCAGGCGCGCGCCGCCGATCCCGACCGGTGGATGGGCAACATGAACAAGCTCCAGCAGAAGTGGGAGGCGAGCGGCGCATGA
- a CDS encoding DUF1343 domain-containing protein, translating to MSLSRRGVLAAGGAVGALAATAAGTGPALASPGRGSGSGHGRGRVRTGFDRLAADGYRMLRGQKVGIVTNPTGVTADVRHVVDVMHPDARVDLTAVFGPEHGFRGTAQAGGSEGRHDDPATGLPVYDTYLKSGQDLADVFTASGVDTVLFDIQDVGARFYTYIWTLYDCMEAAALAGKRLVVLDRPNPVTGREALGPVLDPAFGTFVGRREIAQAHGMTVAELALFFNAEFLHANPARLEVVTMSGWRRSDFFDGTGLPWVPPSPNMPTPETALVYSGTCLFEGTNLSEGRGTTRPFELLGAVGVDHRWAAAANALKLPGVVFREAYFAPTFSKFAGKTVGGVQVHVQDREVFDPVRTGIALLVTAKQTWSGFAWRPDNWIDKLTGNARVRTMIDAGADTDAVVRAWQRDLSAFRAKRRTYLRYGG from the coding sequence ATGAGTCTGTCCCGACGTGGTGTGCTGGCCGCGGGTGGCGCGGTGGGAGCGCTCGCGGCGACGGCGGCCGGCACCGGTCCCGCCCTGGCCTCGCCCGGCCGCGGCAGCGGGTCCGGGCACGGGCGCGGCCGGGTGCGTACCGGCTTCGACCGACTGGCGGCCGACGGCTACCGGATGCTGCGGGGCCAGAAGGTGGGGATCGTCACCAACCCGACCGGGGTCACCGCCGACGTCCGGCACGTCGTGGACGTCATGCACCCCGACGCGCGGGTGGACCTGACCGCCGTGTTCGGTCCCGAGCACGGCTTCCGGGGCACCGCGCAGGCGGGTGGTTCCGAGGGGCGCCACGACGACCCGGCGACCGGGCTGCCCGTCTACGACACGTACCTCAAGAGCGGCCAGGACCTCGCGGACGTCTTCACCGCGTCGGGCGTGGACACGGTTCTCTTCGACATCCAGGACGTCGGCGCGCGCTTCTACACGTACATCTGGACGCTCTACGACTGCATGGAGGCGGCGGCGCTCGCGGGCAAGCGCCTCGTCGTGCTGGACCGGCCGAATCCGGTGACCGGGCGCGAGGCGCTGGGGCCGGTGCTGGACCCGGCGTTCGGCACGTTCGTCGGCCGCCGGGAGATCGCCCAGGCGCACGGGATGACGGTGGCGGAGCTGGCGCTGTTCTTCAACGCGGAGTTCCTGCACGCGAATCCGGCGCGGCTGGAGGTGGTGACGATGTCGGGGTGGCGGCGCTCGGACTTCTTCGACGGGACCGGGCTGCCGTGGGTGCCGCCGAGCCCGAACATGCCGACGCCGGAGACCGCCCTCGTCTACTCCGGCACCTGCCTCTTCGAGGGCACGAACCTCTCCGAGGGCCGGGGCACCACGCGCCCCTTCGAGCTGCTGGGCGCGGTGGGCGTCGACCACCGGTGGGCGGCCGCGGCGAACGCGCTGAAGCTGCCGGGGGTGGTCTTCCGGGAGGCGTACTTCGCGCCGACCTTCTCCAAGTTCGCGGGGAAGACGGTGGGCGGGGTACAGGTGCACGTCCAGGACCGGGAGGTCTTCGACCCGGTCCGCACGGGCATCGCCCTGCTGGTCACGGCGAAGCAGACGTGGAGCGGCTTCGCCTGGCGGCCGGACAACTGGATCGACAAGCTGACGGGCAACGCCCGCGTCCGCACGATGATCGACGCGGGCGCGGACACCGACGCGGTGGTACGGGCGTGGCAGCGTGACCTGTCCGCGTTCCGGGCGAAGCGGCGGACGTACCTGCGGTACGGGGGGTAG
- a CDS encoding GNAT family N-acetyltransferase has product MAPASLRLEALTPDTVLEACRLEVAPEQRKFVAPVAQSLAEAYVHPDTAWPRLIRDGDRVVGFVMAFFGVRFDFDAGVPDAPPRSGLWRLAVAAGEQGRGYGRFAVGAVNEEIRRRGATVSTVTWHLGEGGPEEFYLRLGYRKRGLTDDGEALGDLDLTG; this is encoded by the coding sequence ATGGCACCCGCATCCCTCCGCCTCGAAGCCCTCACTCCCGACACCGTGCTCGAAGCCTGTCGGCTGGAAGTGGCGCCCGAGCAGCGGAAGTTCGTCGCGCCGGTCGCCCAGTCGCTGGCCGAGGCATATGTGCATCCCGACACCGCCTGGCCCCGGCTGATCCGTGACGGCGACCGTGTCGTGGGCTTCGTGATGGCCTTCTTCGGCGTGCGGTTCGACTTCGACGCGGGGGTGCCGGACGCCCCGCCCCGCTCCGGGCTGTGGCGGCTCGCCGTCGCCGCCGGGGAGCAGGGCCGGGGGTACGGCCGGTTCGCGGTGGGTGCGGTGAACGAGGAGATCCGGCGGCGCGGGGCAACGGTCTCGACCGTGACCTGGCACCTCGGCGAGGGCGGCCCGGAGGAGTTCTACCTCCGGCTCGGCTACCGCAAGCGCGGCCTCACCGACGACGGCGAAGCCCTCGGCGACCTGGACCTGACCGGCTGA
- the soxR gene encoding redox-sensitive transcriptional activator SoxR — translation MPQIPQSLHELSVGQLAARSGAAVSALHFYESKGLISSTRTSGNQRRYSRDALRRVAFVRAAQRVGIPLATIREALAELPEERTPNREDWARLSAVWRGELDERITQLHRLRDHLTDCIGCGCLSLETCVLSNPDDINGEKITGSRLMPEPKRPPELP, via the coding sequence GTGCCACAGATCCCGCAGTCACTCCATGAACTCTCGGTCGGCCAGCTCGCGGCGCGCAGCGGCGCCGCCGTCTCCGCCCTGCACTTCTACGAGTCCAAGGGCCTGATCAGCTCCACCCGCACCAGCGGCAACCAGCGCCGTTACTCGCGTGACGCACTGCGCCGGGTCGCCTTCGTCCGGGCGGCCCAGCGCGTCGGCATTCCGCTGGCCACGATCCGCGAAGCGCTCGCCGAACTGCCCGAGGAACGCACGCCCAACCGTGAGGACTGGGCCCGCCTCTCCGCGGTCTGGCGCGGTGAACTGGACGAGCGGATCACGCAGTTGCACCGGCTGCGCGACCATCTGACCGACTGCATCGGCTGCGGCTGCCTGTCGCTGGAGACCTGCGTGCTCTCCAACCCCGACGACATCAACGGCGAGAAGATCACCGGCTCCCGGCTGATGCCCGAGCCCAAGCGACCGCCCGAGCTGCCGTAA
- a CDS encoding MaoC family dehydratase produces the protein MAEPRIFTSAQELRDGVGEQLGYSDWLEIGQERIDGFAEATGDHQWIHVDPERAKDGPFGTTIAHGYLTLSLLPALVPQVMRVEGVKMGINYGTNKVRFPSTVPVGSRLRATAVLREVAETGGGVQVTAVVTVEREGGEKPACVAESVSRYYF, from the coding sequence ATGGCAGAACCGAGGATCTTCACGTCCGCGCAGGAGCTGCGGGACGGGGTGGGCGAGCAGTTGGGGTACAGCGACTGGCTGGAGATCGGGCAGGAGAGGATCGACGGCTTCGCCGAGGCGACCGGCGACCACCAGTGGATCCACGTGGACCCGGAGCGGGCGAAGGACGGTCCGTTCGGCACGACCATCGCGCACGGCTATCTGACCCTCTCGCTGCTGCCCGCGCTGGTCCCGCAGGTGATGCGGGTCGAGGGCGTGAAGATGGGCATCAACTACGGGACCAACAAGGTCCGTTTCCCCTCGACCGTGCCGGTCGGCTCCCGGCTGCGGGCCACGGCGGTGCTCCGCGAGGTCGCGGAGACGGGCGGCGGCGTGCAGGTCACGGCGGTCGTCACCGTCGAGCGCGAGGGCGGCGAGAAGCCCGCCTGCGTCGCCGAGTCGGTGTCCCGCTACTACTTCTGA
- a CDS encoding TetR/AcrR family transcriptional regulator — MCAAEETNGEDAPWGEVTPEAARRLLVAAVDAFAERGYHATTTRDIAGRAGMSPAALYIHYKTKEELLHRISKLGHERALSLLEAEADREGTAAERLAGTVRSFVRWHAERHTTARVVQYELDALGEEHRTEIVALRRRSDAVVRRIIGEGVRDGEFDVPDVPGTTLAVLSLCIDVARWFNGQGSRTPDEVGELYAGLVLRMVGARTVQK; from the coding sequence ATGTGTGCGGCGGAGGAGACGAACGGTGAGGACGCGCCGTGGGGCGAGGTCACTCCCGAGGCGGCCAGGCGGCTCCTCGTCGCCGCCGTGGACGCCTTCGCCGAGCGCGGGTACCACGCCACCACCACCCGTGACATCGCCGGCCGGGCCGGGATGAGCCCCGCCGCCCTCTACATCCACTACAAGACGAAGGAAGAGCTGCTCCACCGGATCAGCAAGCTCGGCCACGAGCGGGCGCTGTCCCTCCTGGAGGCCGAGGCGGACCGGGAGGGCACGGCCGCCGAGCGGCTCGCCGGGACCGTCCGATCCTTCGTCCGCTGGCACGCGGAGCGGCACACCACCGCGCGGGTGGTCCAGTACGAGCTCGACGCGCTGGGCGAGGAGCACCGCACCGAGATCGTCGCCCTGCGGCGCAGGAGCGACGCCGTGGTCCGGCGGATCATCGGCGAAGGCGTGCGGGACGGGGAGTTCGACGTCCCCGACGTGCCGGGCACCACGCTCGCGGTGCTGTCCCTCTGCATCGACGTCGCCCGCTGGTTCAACGGCCAGGGCAGCCGTACGCCCGACGAGGTCGGCGAACTCTACGCCGGCCTCGTCCTGCGGATGGTCGGGGCCCGGACGGTTCAGAAGTAG
- a CDS encoding YiaA/YiaB family inner membrane protein: protein MSDTTSVKQQSTAAFYGQAVASFMVASGAVALGIFFLDADAWVRGFLAIGVLYLVTSCFTLAKVIRDRQEAGQLVNRVDQARLEKILADHDPFQKL, encoded by the coding sequence ATGAGCGACACGACATCCGTCAAGCAGCAGAGCACCGCCGCCTTCTACGGCCAGGCCGTCGCCTCCTTCATGGTGGCGAGCGGCGCGGTGGCCCTCGGTATCTTCTTCCTCGACGCCGACGCCTGGGTGCGCGGCTTCCTCGCCATCGGCGTGCTCTATCTGGTCACGTCCTGCTTCACGCTCGCCAAGGTGATCAGGGACCGCCAGGAGGCCGGGCAGCTCGTCAACCGGGTCGACCAGGCCCGGCTGGAGAAGATCCTCGCCGACCACGACCCCTTCCAGAAGCTCTGA